Proteins encoded within one genomic window of Panicum virgatum strain AP13 chromosome 1N, P.virgatum_v5, whole genome shotgun sequence:
- the LOC120655915 gene encoding heat stress transcription factor A-3-like, whose product MDRPRPRADAGGSNPDAPYSAAAALLLEPKLEDEELPLRQLASPGPFVPRDQLMPAAPVAAESPRPLEALLQGSQLPPFLSKTYDLVSEPALDGVISWGAAGNSFVVWDPSTFARDVLPHNFKHNNFSSFVRQLNTYGFRKVHADRWEFAHEDFLRHSKHLLKRIVRRRSSPTQQSSIQPGSSSGESSLDPELHTLRREKNALFEEVARLKQEHCQTIEQMSTLNHRLESAEDRQKQMVSFLAKLLQNPSFVRQLKLYREQKEIDSIRVKRKFLKHVPHSSIESGESSSQHGGESGSQFPVSSPMDTSAHDDIAELQNFLLEDDDLNFGMDPDSIGLDRAEQPDDIGALVQGFDTQEELELVSGPELLEMPPASGPLGQDPTIGRSKGKSVLCPGLDATSSEASYLGSISDTMGALSGTMLGTASTMMDADEEQMWGVDASAPLQSTCSGSSQQTFSSLASDPYLMDIANKPDKFWDLDFQTLDQGDLQLDKCAIDDPTLQQQQQRNMKDP is encoded by the exons ATggaccgcccccgcccccgcgccgACGCTGGCGGCAGCAACCCCGACGCGCCCTactccgcggcggccgcgctgctgctggagcccaagctcgaggacgaggagcTGCCGCTGCGGCAGCTGGCGTCGCCGGGGCCCTTCGTGCCCCGGGACCAGCTGATGCCGGCGGCGCCCGTGGCGGCCGAGTCCCCGCGCCCGCTCGAGGCGCTGCTGCAGGGCTCGCAGCTGCCGCCATTCCTGTCCAAGACCTACGACCTGGTGAGCGAGCCGGCGCTCGACGGGGTCATCTCCTGGGGCGCCGCGGGGAACAGCTTCGTGGTGTGGGACCCCTCCACCTTCGCGCGCGACGTGCTGCCGCACAACTTCAAGCACAACAACTTCTCCAGCTTCGTCAGGCAGCTCAACACCTAT GGTTTCCGCAAGGTTCATGCTGACAGATGGGAGTTTGCTCATGAAGATTTCCTGCGACATAGCAAGCATCTGTTGAAGAGAATTGTCAGGCGCAGGTCCTCCCCAACACAACAAAGCAGCATTCAGCCTGGCTCATCTTCTGGAGAATCCAGCTTGGACCCTGAGCTCCACACactgaggagagagaagaacgCACTGTTTGAAGAGGTAGCCAGGCTTAAACAGGAGCACTGTCAGACAATTGAGCAAATGAGCACACTGAATCACAGGCTGGAGTCAGCGGAGGACAGGCAGAAGCAGATGGTCTCTTTCCTGGCCAAGCTCCTTCAGAATCCAAGCTTCGTGAGGCAACTGAAGCTGTACAGGGAGCAGAAGGAGATTGACTCCATCAGGGTGAAAAGGAAGTTTCTGAAGCATGTACCACATAGCAGTATAGAGTCAGGTGAGTCCAGCTCACAGCATGGTGGAGAGAGTGGTTCGCAATTTCCAGTGAGTTCTCCCATGGATACAAGTGCTCACGATGACATCGCAGAACTTCAGAATTTTCTCTTGGAAGACGATGACCTCAACTTTGGTATGGATCCAGACAGCATTGGTCTTGACAGAGCCGAGCAACCGGATGACATCGGGGCACTGGTTCAGGGCTTTGATACACAAGAAGAACTTGAACTCGTCAGTGGACCTGAACTACTGGAGATGCCTCCAGCTTCTGGTCCTCTTGGCCAGGATCCCACCATCGGCAGGTCCAAGGGTAAGAGTGTGCTGTGCCCAGGATTGGACGCTACCTCTTCTGAAGCCAGCTATCTCGGATCAATATCAGACACTATGGGGGCGCTTTCAGGTACCATGCTAGGGACAGCAAGCACAATGATGGATGCTGACGAGGAGCAAATGTGGGGCGTGGATGCTTCAGCACCTCTGCAAAGCACTTGCAGCGGCTCTAGTCAGCAAACCTTCAGTAGCCTTGCCAGTGATCCCTATCTGATGGACATTGCCAACAAGCCTGACAAATTCTGGGACCTTGATTTTCAGACACTCGATCAAGGAGATCTGCAGCTGGACAAGTGTGCTATTGATGACCCTactcttcagcagcagcagcaacgaaATATGAAGGATCCCTAG
- the LOC120655916 gene encoding serine/threonine-protein kinase CTR1-like isoform X1, with translation MMKDAKWPHAAAGAGGRRAAGAPYVLLASSPPASVGCSPHYPPAPASDDGGGPASFDAAVASARPPFQQQQQPAQRDNAPQLGVANWMLLQRQSSGSSVGGDDGEGSSTASTLANAAPESYRDRGDADRPPSSSGGKSWAQQAEEAYHLQLALALRLCSEASYAADPNFLDSSSNAAADHLQHIASPQSLSHRFWVNGSLSYSDKVPDGFYLIQGMDPFVWTLCNDVHDGGRVPSIESLKAVNPTESAIEAVIVDKVADYELRQLISMAIDVSRNRADSKEIATRLACIVSAKMGGSVAATEEHELGPRWRETAGFLKISSGSVVLPIGKLSIGFCCHRTLLFKTLADSINLPCRIVKGCKYCKAGAATSCLVRFGHDREYLIDLIGNPGFLSEPDSLLNGLSSISVSSPLRPPKHNSVDIADNFKSLAKQYFIDCQALNLMFSDPAVGTVIDLDEAVGSNVGLNSSHGTNSDCQATLPHLKAGAQLGCQDENFIMQRSFPEDTQSGLCDPFSDMSLDIEDLIIPWCELVLKEKIGAGSFGTVHRADWNGSDVAVKILMEQDFHPERLKEFLREVAIMRSLRHPNIVLLMGAVTQPPNLSIVTEYLSRGSLYRLLHRHSARENLDERRRLSMAFDVAKGMNYLHKRNPPIVHRDLKSPNLLVDKKYTVKVCDFGLSRLKANTFLSSKTAAGTPEWMAPEVLRDEPSNEKSDVYSFGVILWELMTLQQPWSNLNPAQVVAAVGFKGRRLEIPSSIDPKVAALIESCWVREPWRRPSFASIMESLKPLIKTLPPNQLLDEN, from the exons ATGATGAAGGACGCCAAGTGGccgcacgcggcggcgggcgccggcgggaggcgcgccGCGGGGGCGCCGTACGtgctcctcgcctcctccccgCCCGCCAGCGTCGGCTGCTCGCCGCACTACCCTCCCGCCCCGGCGTCCGACGACGGCGGGGGCCCCGCTTCGTTCGACGCGGCCGTCGCCTCGGCCAGGCCGCcgttccagcagcagcagcagccggcgcaGAGGGACAACGCGCCCCAGCTCGGCGTCGCGAACTGGATGCTGCTGCAGCGGCAGTCCAGCGGGAGCAGCGTCggtggcgacgacggcgaggggtCGTCCACGGCCTCCACCCTCGCCAACGCCGCACCGGAGTCCTACAGGGACAGGGGCGACGCGGACCGGCCgccgagcagcagcggcggcaagAGCTGGGCGCAGCAGGCGGAGGAGGCCTACCACCTCCAGCTCGCCCTCGCGCTCCGCCTCTGCTCCGAGGCCTCCTACGCCGCGGACCCGAACTTCCTCGACTCCTCatccaacgccgccgccgaccacctcCAGCACATTGCGTCGCCCCAATCACTCTCCCACCGCTTCTGG GTCAATGGGAGCTTGTCCTACTCCGACAAGGTCCCGGACGGCTTCTACCTCATCCAGGGGATGGATCCCTTCGTATGGACGCTCTGCAACGACGTGCACGACGGTGGCCGCGTCCCCTCCATCGAGTCCCTCAAGGCTGTCAATCCCACCGAGTCTGCCATTGAGGCAGTCATCGTAGACAAAGTGGCTGACTATGAGCTGAGGCAGCTGATAAGCATGGCGATTGATGTTTCTCGGAACCGTGCCGACTCCAAGGAGATCGCCACTCGACTCGCTTGCATCGTGTCCGCAAAGATGGG GGGATCAGTAGCAGCTACTGAGGAACACGAGTTGGGTCCCCGGTGGAGAGAGACTGCTGGGTTCCTGAAGATTAGCTCAGGGTCTGTTGTCCTTCCAATCGGAAAGCTATCAATTGGCTTTTGCTGCCACCGCACGTTACTGTTCAAG ACCCTGGCGGACTCCATCAATCTCCCTTGTCGCATTGTGAAGGGATGCAAGTACTGCAAAGCTGGTGCTGCCACTTCTTGCTTGGTGCGCTTTGGTCATGACAG GGAATATCTAATTGATTTGATAGGGAACCCAGGATTCTTATCTGAACCTGACTCCCTCTTGAACGGACTATCATCCATCTCAGTTTCTTCGCCATTGCGCCCACCGAAACATAACTCAGTTGATATTGCTGATAATTTCAAGTCGTTGGCCAAGCAATATTTCATTGATTGTCAAGCGCTAAATCTCATGTTCAGTGATCCAGCAGTTG GAACAGTTATCGACTTAGATGAGGCTGTGGGATCAAATGTAGGTCTAAACTCATCACATGGAACAAACAGTGATTGCCAAGCTACCCTTCCTCATCTTAAGGCTGGTGCTCAACTCGGTTGTCAAGatgaaaattttataatgcaaagGAG TTTCCCAGAGGATACTCAGTCTGGACTATGTGATCCCTTTAGTGATATGTCTCTTGACATAGAAGACTTGATTATCCCATGGTGCGAGCttgttttgaaagaaaaaattggTGCAG GTTCTTTTGGTACTGTGCACCGTGCAGATTGGAATGGCTCG GATGTTGCTGTAAAGATTCTAATGGAGCAGGACTTCCACCCAGAGCGACTCAAAGAGTTTCTGAGAGAG GTTGCAATTATGAGAAGTTTGCGACATCCAAACATTGTTCTTCTTATGGGCGCTGTTACTCAACCACCTAACCTTTCAATTGTGACCGAATACCTATCAAG AGGTAGCCTGTACAGGCTTTTACACAGGCATAGTGCAAGGGAAAATCTGGATGAGCGACGGCGCTTGAGTATGGCTTTTGACGTG GCGAAAGGGATGAATTATCTTCATAAGCGCAATCCTCCAATAGTCCATCGGGACCTTAAGTCACCAAACCTGCTGGTTGACAAAAAGTACACTGTGAAA GTCTGTGACTTTGGTCTCTCCCGATTGAAGGCGAACACCTTTTTGTCTTCTAAGACTGCAGCAGGGACG CCTGAGTGGATGGCACCAGAAGTCCTACGTGATGAGCCATCAAATGAGAAGTCTGATGTTTACAGCTTTGGTGTTATCCTATGGGAGCTCATGACATTGCAACAGCCTTGGAGCAATTTAAATCCAGCTCAG GTGGTAGCAGCTGTTGGTTTCAAGGGACGAAGGCTTGAGATTCCAAGTAGCATCGATCCAAAAGTAGCAGCTTTAATTGAGTCCTGTTGGGTCAG AGAACCCTGGAGACGGCCCTCTTTTGCCAGTATCATGGAATCCCTGAAACCACTCATCAAAACACTACCACCCAATCAACTCCTGGACGAAAATTAG
- the LOC120655916 gene encoding serine/threonine-protein kinase CTR1-like isoform X2 produces MMKDAKWPHAAAGAGGRRAAGAPYVLLASSPPASVGCSPHYPPAPASDDGGGPASFDAAVASARPPFQQQQQPAQRDNAPQLGVANWMLLQRQSSGSSVGGDDGEGSSTASTLANAAPESYRDRGDADRPPSSSGGKSWAQQAEEAYHLQLALALRLCSEASYAADPNFLDSSSNAAADHLQHIASPQSLSHRFWVNGSLSYSDKVPDGFYLIQGMDPFVWTLCNDVHDGGRVPSIESLKAVNPTESAIEAVIVDKVADYELRQLISMAIDVSRNRADSKEIATRLACIVSAKMGGSVAATEEHELGPRWRETAGFLKISSGSVVLPIGKLSIGFCCHRTLLFKTLADSINLPCRIVKGCKYCKAGAATSCLVRFGHDREYLIDLIGNPGFLSEPDSLLNGLSSISVSSPLRPPKHNSVDIADNFKSLAKQYFIDCQALNLMFSDPAVGIFLRTEQCLNSSHGTNSDCQATLPHLKAGAQLGCQDENFIMQRSFPEDTQSGLCDPFSDMSLDIEDLIIPWCELVLKEKIGAGSFGTVHRADWNGSDVAVKILMEQDFHPERLKEFLREVAIMRSLRHPNIVLLMGAVTQPPNLSIVTEYLSRGSLYRLLHRHSARENLDERRRLSMAFDVAKGMNYLHKRNPPIVHRDLKSPNLLVDKKYTVKVCDFGLSRLKANTFLSSKTAAGTPEWMAPEVLRDEPSNEKSDVYSFGVILWELMTLQQPWSNLNPAQVVAAVGFKGRRLEIPSSIDPKVAALIESCWVREPWRRPSFASIMESLKPLIKTLPPNQLLDEN; encoded by the exons ATGATGAAGGACGCCAAGTGGccgcacgcggcggcgggcgccggcgggaggcgcgccGCGGGGGCGCCGTACGtgctcctcgcctcctccccgCCCGCCAGCGTCGGCTGCTCGCCGCACTACCCTCCCGCCCCGGCGTCCGACGACGGCGGGGGCCCCGCTTCGTTCGACGCGGCCGTCGCCTCGGCCAGGCCGCcgttccagcagcagcagcagccggcgcaGAGGGACAACGCGCCCCAGCTCGGCGTCGCGAACTGGATGCTGCTGCAGCGGCAGTCCAGCGGGAGCAGCGTCggtggcgacgacggcgaggggtCGTCCACGGCCTCCACCCTCGCCAACGCCGCACCGGAGTCCTACAGGGACAGGGGCGACGCGGACCGGCCgccgagcagcagcggcggcaagAGCTGGGCGCAGCAGGCGGAGGAGGCCTACCACCTCCAGCTCGCCCTCGCGCTCCGCCTCTGCTCCGAGGCCTCCTACGCCGCGGACCCGAACTTCCTCGACTCCTCatccaacgccgccgccgaccacctcCAGCACATTGCGTCGCCCCAATCACTCTCCCACCGCTTCTGG GTCAATGGGAGCTTGTCCTACTCCGACAAGGTCCCGGACGGCTTCTACCTCATCCAGGGGATGGATCCCTTCGTATGGACGCTCTGCAACGACGTGCACGACGGTGGCCGCGTCCCCTCCATCGAGTCCCTCAAGGCTGTCAATCCCACCGAGTCTGCCATTGAGGCAGTCATCGTAGACAAAGTGGCTGACTATGAGCTGAGGCAGCTGATAAGCATGGCGATTGATGTTTCTCGGAACCGTGCCGACTCCAAGGAGATCGCCACTCGACTCGCTTGCATCGTGTCCGCAAAGATGGG GGGATCAGTAGCAGCTACTGAGGAACACGAGTTGGGTCCCCGGTGGAGAGAGACTGCTGGGTTCCTGAAGATTAGCTCAGGGTCTGTTGTCCTTCCAATCGGAAAGCTATCAATTGGCTTTTGCTGCCACCGCACGTTACTGTTCAAG ACCCTGGCGGACTCCATCAATCTCCCTTGTCGCATTGTGAAGGGATGCAAGTACTGCAAAGCTGGTGCTGCCACTTCTTGCTTGGTGCGCTTTGGTCATGACAG GGAATATCTAATTGATTTGATAGGGAACCCAGGATTCTTATCTGAACCTGACTCCCTCTTGAACGGACTATCATCCATCTCAGTTTCTTCGCCATTGCGCCCACCGAAACATAACTCAGTTGATATTGCTGATAATTTCAAGTCGTTGGCCAAGCAATATTTCATTGATTGTCAAGCGCTAAATCTCATGTTCAGTGATCCAGCAGTTGGTATCTTTCTGCGCACTGAGCAAT GTCTAAACTCATCACATGGAACAAACAGTGATTGCCAAGCTACCCTTCCTCATCTTAAGGCTGGTGCTCAACTCGGTTGTCAAGatgaaaattttataatgcaaagGAG TTTCCCAGAGGATACTCAGTCTGGACTATGTGATCCCTTTAGTGATATGTCTCTTGACATAGAAGACTTGATTATCCCATGGTGCGAGCttgttttgaaagaaaaaattggTGCAG GTTCTTTTGGTACTGTGCACCGTGCAGATTGGAATGGCTCG GATGTTGCTGTAAAGATTCTAATGGAGCAGGACTTCCACCCAGAGCGACTCAAAGAGTTTCTGAGAGAG GTTGCAATTATGAGAAGTTTGCGACATCCAAACATTGTTCTTCTTATGGGCGCTGTTACTCAACCACCTAACCTTTCAATTGTGACCGAATACCTATCAAG AGGTAGCCTGTACAGGCTTTTACACAGGCATAGTGCAAGGGAAAATCTGGATGAGCGACGGCGCTTGAGTATGGCTTTTGACGTG GCGAAAGGGATGAATTATCTTCATAAGCGCAATCCTCCAATAGTCCATCGGGACCTTAAGTCACCAAACCTGCTGGTTGACAAAAAGTACACTGTGAAA GTCTGTGACTTTGGTCTCTCCCGATTGAAGGCGAACACCTTTTTGTCTTCTAAGACTGCAGCAGGGACG CCTGAGTGGATGGCACCAGAAGTCCTACGTGATGAGCCATCAAATGAGAAGTCTGATGTTTACAGCTTTGGTGTTATCCTATGGGAGCTCATGACATTGCAACAGCCTTGGAGCAATTTAAATCCAGCTCAG GTGGTAGCAGCTGTTGGTTTCAAGGGACGAAGGCTTGAGATTCCAAGTAGCATCGATCCAAAAGTAGCAGCTTTAATTGAGTCCTGTTGGGTCAG AGAACCCTGGAGACGGCCCTCTTTTGCCAGTATCATGGAATCCCTGAAACCACTCATCAAAACACTACCACCCAATCAACTCCTGGACGAAAATTAG